The genomic segment GGAGCAGAGACTATGCAGGTGCCGCTATGCTTCCGGGAGGTGGCTTCTATGCAGTCACTCCTCCACAGATGAAACAGAGCTTCTTCCCTTGCTTGGCACACACAAGAATTTGTCAGGGCTGGGCtaaatgtctggccctgtcaatctagcggCAGGTGGGTGCTTCTTCACCTGCAGGGACAGCCCCCTACAGGTGAAGACATGCTGATGAGACGAATAGATTCTCTCACCTCTAGTCTAGTCATCTACAACAGAGAATCTAACCAGGTCATGAAATGGAAACAAAGAAAGACCTCGCCACTTATTATAATCTCACCATGGGTCTAATAAATCTTTCATATTTAGGAGGTTTGCGCGTGAATCCATCTCCGACAAAGCAGACTTTGGTGACCATCCTCTTCCAAGCCTTCTTCTTCCTCTTTCCTGTGCGGATGACTTTAAGCACTTCTGTTTCTCCCTGTGCACGAACTTTGGGGAGAGGAACCTCCCATTTaccctaaaatcaatacaaataatgtCGTTTTGTATAAAAGATTGTAGCACATTGATACAAATTAATGTTGCTGCTTTGACACTCCCATGGACATGACAGGAaataagagctgcatggacatggttatTTGACCACTAGGGTTGCACcaggtatcgaattatcgatacttttgtatcggtttgataccgggatttgccctttaccgatactaggctgcgatactgcacagcctagtatcagagaacatcgcACGTGCTGCGctcagcgcgctccatgttctcctcagcagcacacgggaggagtctctccctcccccctgtgccaccgctgccaataagaagggagacgggaggaggaggggaggggttgtggccactgcgccaccaatgaagataagtaaccttttaatacaaatacaggaggctgcataatcacatagccggcacccgacctctatgacaaggcgCTGCGATCCACGGCAGTTCACCCCTCAGGTGCGGAACCTAAGGGGTTAACCTCAGCAGATCGCAGCGccgtgtcagaggtcgggtgccggctatgtgattctgcagcctcctgtatttgtattaaaaggttactcatcttcattggtggcgcagtgcgcccccccccccccctccctcccagtattataatcattggtggcagtggcaacagggaactactgaaatatataaaaatgtatatatatatatatctatctcctatgcgattatgggctggacgttctataaaatgcggaatgcccgctgcttttttggcgttttatttttttgcgtggtatcgagtatcgcaatacttttttatggtatcgaaatcgaatcaaaattctggtatcgtgacaaccctattgACCACAGCCTAGaacggaagataggagcaataaagggaaAATAAATCACAAAACTACAGCCACCTTAATAAAGAATTTTAAAGGATGTCTATTCAAACCAGGAAATTGAGCGCTATACACAATTTAGCGTGTATGGGCAAGATAGCCGTCAGAAGATGTTCGCACTTCACTAGATCACTTACTGCTTTCTCTTTCCGCTTTTGTTTGATCATGTTGGAGAGAACTTTGGCTCGACTTTGTCCTTCTCTGTCCAGCAGGTACGCTGGAACCGCTCCTTCTGGTGTCTTCTCGTCATTCTTCTGTTTGGTGTTCCTCTTTTCATGCATTTTAATACTAGATGACAGGAACATGGCACGTTAAAACTATGCGCTAATGCTTTTAGTAGTTCAGAAGCACTAAGATCTCTGGATATAGAATTTTTTTGCCCCAGGTGACACATCTGGTCTAAACCCCAAACTCACTTGTCATAAGATTAGATCCCTACAGAAATTTAGAAATCACTCAACTCAAAGATCTAACAGTAAAAGGAAAACTACACAGCAAAGCAGGTTCAACAGACATCGCTTAAATCATTTAGCGTCTTTTTTATCCTAAATACTTCCAATACTTTATTCTAATTGCATAAAACACTGATtggaaacattaaaggggttctgcactttcatttaactgatgagctagcctctggatagatcatcagcatctgattggttgtttgagaaggcagcggcgctccagtagcgccgcggccttctcactgtttaccgctggcccactgacgtcaGGACTAGCATCATAGCATCAACTAGCGTGGACGGGGCTAAgcgctgttcacttgaatggagcttagcagcGCCCACGCGGCGGTAAAcaatgagaaggccgcggtgctactggagggccgctgccttctcaaacagctgattggcagtggtcccgggtgtcggacgcctgccgatcagatgctgatgatctatccagaggataggggaggggaaGGGTTGGTATGAGCTACATGACATATTTTATGCTaaagtgttttttatatataattagaTGGCTGAACGACACATTTACAGTAACTTTACTACTTTACTTAAAGGGGCACTCCcacaaaactttttattttctggcacATTAGAAATGGATatgatgtaaattgtagtgaaggGGGGTCTTCTTGCCGGTGAGTCTATTTCTGAGTTATCCGCTACTTTGGGGGTCCTCAGAGTatcggtcacatgacacagctgaggaacagaagggaggggataactcacaaatacaacctctgctaaaaagattaccttcactacagtttacatcatgtacctttccatTTGGCCGGAGAATAAAAAACGTTTTGTAGGAATGTTTCTTTAATGTGGCCATGAAGGCTTTCACTGACTTCGAGACCCATTATAAGGAGAGGAATTAGTCCATTTATGGGGATCTACACACTCAGTATATCCACCTTGTGAGAGCCAACCAGAGAAACCTCATGATGTCACAACAAATGTCCATGAAGTTCACTTGATTCATTCAATGCAAGGACACAGCACAAGTACATGAAGGACATGATTCAGCAACCTTTGGCTTAAAACGCTTttgagatttttatatttttttaaccgatGGCCTATGCTCTggctagatcatcagtatctcatcagtgggggtccaacatcagggacccccgccgataagctgtttaagaaggcactggcactcctgtgagcatcgctgccttctcacagctcaccaagcatagcgccgtacattgtatagtggctgtggtatggtgctcagccccattcacttcagcttcTCCTAGGTCACGTGAATGataaatgtgacgtcactggcctaggaagaccaGGGAGAAGGCCACTGTGCTTACAGGAGAACCGCtggattctcaaacagctgatcggcggggacctagggtgtcagaccaccacccatcagatactgatgaccccctgaggataggtcattagtaaaaaaaaatatataaaaaaataaaataaaatcgtggaaaacccctttgattAAATGCACTTGTGATGTTCCGTGAACTATATCAATTGTTGTCCCTGTGTCCTGCCGTCTGTGTAGGATAGTATGAGCCACTTACGTCTTCTTCATCTGTATCTTCTCGGCATGGCGCTGCTTGTGGTACAGTTTGGCCTTCAGACCAATAAGTTTCTTCGCTTTCTGTGATCGCTCATGAGCCTCACGGCTCtctttcttcctcctcttctcatGGTAATCCAAGCGATAACCATACCGTTTCCGGTGTAATTCTATGTACTCGTTCTGAggctataaataaaaaataaaaaatatttatcctgtggatcaatgacaaaaaccaGACTACAAACACTgcatcacaaaaaaaataaaaaaaaataaataaatatagtctTATAGGGGTTAATTGACTCTCTGTTTCTGGTGACCTATCCTTAAAGGATAaccgtcatattttttttttttttttgtagggcaagt from the Bufo bufo chromosome 2, aBufBuf1.1, whole genome shotgun sequence genome contains:
- the NSA2 gene encoding ribosome biogenesis protein NSA2 homolog encodes the protein MPQNEYIELHRKRYGYRLDYHEKRRKKESREAHERSQKAKKLIGLKAKLYHKQRHAEKIQMKKTIKMHEKRNTKQKNDEKTPEGAVPAYLLDREGQSRAKVLSNMIKQKRKEKAGKWEVPLPKVRAQGETEVLKVIRTGKRKKKAWKRMVTKVCFVGDGFTRKPPKYERFIRPMGLRFKKAHVTHPELKATFCLPILGVKKNPSSPLYTTLGVITKGTVIEVNVSELGLVTQGGKVIWGKYAQVTNNPENDGCINAVLLV